The Iamia majanohamensis genome window below encodes:
- the ctaD gene encoding cytochrome c oxidase subunit I translates to MTTTTGPLALPSGEEPGHNPLGVFARPRAAKGWRSWVSTVDHKRIAIMYGAASVVFFFIGGVEALLIRVQLGTPNGTVLSADAYNQVYTMHGTTMIFLVVMPLGAAFMNYLIPLQIGARDVAFPRLNALSFWTFLGGGILLNSSWLLGGGADGGWFNYAPNNGVVYSPSHGIDFWTIGLLITGIASLVGAINLIVTCLNLRAPGMTLFRMPVFTWMSLVTQFLLLFAVPVITAAQFLLLFDRLFGARFFDVSAGADPLLWQHLFWIFGHPEVYIMILPAFGIISEIIPVFSRKPLFGYPFMVFSGIAIGFMGWGVWAHHMFTSGIGPLSVAAFSISTMFIAVPTGVKIFNWLATMWGGRLKFESPLLYSIGLVTMFTIGGLSGVTHAVAASDTQQTDTYYIVAHFHYVLFGGAIFGFIGGMYFWWPKVFGHRLNDRVGKVNFWILLIGFNLTFGPMHILGLQGMPRRTYTYRDGYGFNFWNFMSTVGAFIIAVSFLVFAWNIYRSWRAHKKAGSLAMAADPWDARSLEWTIQSPTPAHNFDVTPTVHRLDDFWHRKYRENAQGKLVRIATSEELVQPGNPEGVHLPSPSYWPLVISVGLPFVGWGLIFNLWLCAVGGLLILAGIYGWVLEPATDPGEDHGPDDHAPEEPTDEGGTAAEPEEAALVD, encoded by the coding sequence ATGACCACCACCACCGGACCCCTCGCCCTCCCCTCCGGGGAGGAGCCCGGGCACAACCCGCTCGGCGTGTTCGCCCGGCCCCGCGCCGCCAAGGGCTGGCGCAGCTGGGTCAGCACCGTCGACCACAAGCGCATCGCCATCATGTACGGCGCCGCGTCAGTGGTCTTCTTCTTCATCGGCGGGGTCGAGGCCCTTCTCATCCGGGTCCAGCTGGGCACGCCGAACGGCACCGTGCTGTCAGCCGACGCCTACAACCAGGTGTACACGATGCACGGGACGACCATGATCTTCCTGGTCGTCATGCCCCTCGGCGCCGCGTTCATGAACTACCTGATCCCGTTGCAGATCGGGGCCCGCGACGTCGCCTTCCCCCGTCTCAACGCGCTCAGCTTCTGGACCTTCCTCGGCGGCGGCATCCTGCTCAACTCGTCGTGGCTCCTGGGCGGTGGTGCCGACGGCGGCTGGTTCAACTACGCCCCCAACAACGGTGTGGTCTACTCGCCATCCCACGGCATCGACTTCTGGACGATCGGTCTCCTCATCACGGGCATCGCCTCGCTGGTCGGCGCCATCAACCTGATCGTGACCTGCCTCAACCTGCGGGCGCCGGGCATGACCCTGTTCCGCATGCCGGTCTTCACCTGGATGAGCCTGGTCACGCAGTTCCTGCTGCTGTTCGCCGTCCCCGTCATCACTGCGGCGCAGTTCCTGCTGCTGTTCGACCGGCTCTTCGGGGCCCGCTTCTTCGACGTGAGCGCCGGCGCCGACCCGCTGCTCTGGCAACACCTGTTCTGGATCTTCGGCCACCCGGAGGTCTACATCATGATCCTCCCGGCCTTCGGCATCATCTCCGAGATCATCCCGGTGTTCAGCCGCAAGCCCCTGTTCGGCTACCCCTTCATGGTCTTCTCGGGCATTGCCATCGGCTTCATGGGCTGGGGTGTGTGGGCCCACCACATGTTCACCTCGGGCATCGGGCCTCTGTCGGTGGCCGCCTTCTCGATCTCGACCATGTTCATCGCCGTGCCCACCGGCGTGAAGATCTTCAACTGGCTGGCCACCATGTGGGGTGGGCGCCTGAAGTTCGAGTCGCCGCTCCTGTACTCCATCGGGCTCGTCACCATGTTCACCATCGGAGGCCTGTCCGGCGTCACCCACGCCGTGGCCGCGTCGGACACCCAGCAGACCGACACCTACTACATCGTCGCCCACTTCCACTACGTGCTGTTCGGAGGGGCCATCTTCGGCTTCATCGGAGGGATGTACTTCTGGTGGCCGAAGGTGTTCGGCCATCGCCTGAACGACCGGGTCGGCAAGGTGAACTTCTGGATCCTGCTCATCGGCTTCAACCTCACCTTCGGACCCATGCACATCCTGGGCCTCCAGGGCATGCCCCGCCGGACCTACACCTACCGGGACGGCTACGGGTTCAACTTCTGGAACTTCATGAGCACCGTCGGCGCCTTCATCATCGCCGTGTCGTTCCTCGTGTTCGCGTGGAACATCTACCGCTCGTGGCGGGCCCACAAGAAGGCCGGCAGCCTGGCGATGGCGGCCGACCCGTGGGACGCCCGCTCCCTCGAGTGGACCATCCAGAGCCCGACCCCGGCCCACAACTTCGACGTGACGCCGACGGTCCACCGCCTCGACGACTTCTGGCACCGCAAGTACCGGGAGAACGCCCAGGGCAAGCTCGTCCGCATCGCCACCTCCGAGGAGCTGGTCCAGCCCGGCAACCCCGAGGGCGTCCACCTGCCGTCGCCGTCGTACTGGCCGCTGGTGATCTCGGTGGGCCTGCCCTTCGTGGGCTGGGGCCTCATCTTCAACCTGTGGCTCTGCGCCGTCGGCGGCCTGCTGATCCTGGCCGGCATCTACGGCTGGGTGCTCGAGCCGGCCACCGATCCGGGCGAGGACCACGGGCCCGAC